In Oryzias latipes chromosome 15, ASM223467v1, the following proteins share a genomic window:
- the kcnk1 gene encoding potassium channel subfamily K member 1, translating to MLQSLASNSCVRLIQNHKSMWYFLSLVLGYILYLIFGAVVFSSVELPYEDLLRQELRAIKRQFLQENDCLSEERLERFLKKALEASNYGVSILNNASANWNWDFTSALFFASTVLSTTGYGHTAPLSDGGKAFCIIYSVIGIPFTLLFLTAVVQRIMVFTTRRPVVYIHTRWGLSKPLVAIVHATLLAMLAVSCFFLIPAAIFSALEENWNFLESFYFCFISLSTIGLGDYVPGEAANQKFRELYKVGITVYLILGLIVMLVVLETFCELQQLKQLRKMFYLRKEKPQDRVHILEHDHLSFTTVSDSTAAHNEEKTQTFVSVPTLVSPNDDPMIQ from the exons ATGCTCCAGTCACTCGCCAGCAATTCTTGCGTTCGTTTAATTCAAAATCACAAATCGATGTGGTATTTTTTATCGCTAGTTTTAGGCTATATCCTTTATCTAATTTTCGGGGCCGTGGTCTTCTCCTCGGTGGAGCTGCCTTATGAAGACCTCCTGCGTCAGGAGCTACGGGCCATCAAAAGGCAGTTCCTCCAAGAAAACGACTGCCTCTCGGAGGAGAGGCTGGAGAGGTTCCTGAAGAAAGCCCTGGAGGCCAGCAATTATGGGGTTTCCATCCTCAACAACGCCTCTGCCAACTGGAACTGGGACTTCACCTCTGCCCTGTTTTTCGCCAGCACGGTGCTGTCCACCACAG GATACGGTCACACAGCCCCTCTGTCCGATGGTGGGAAGGCCTTCTGCATCATTTACTCTGTGATTGGCATTCCCTttaccctcctcttcctcaccgcTGTGGTGCAAAGGATCATGGTGTTCACCACGCGGAGGCCAGTCGTGTACATACACACTCGCTGGGGGCTGTCCAAGCCACTCGTGGCCATCGTACACGCCACTCTGCTCGCCATGCTGGCCGTCTCCTGCTTCTTCCTCATCCCCGCTGCTATTTTCTCTGCGCTGGAGGAGAACTGGAACTTCCTGGAGTCCTTCTACTTCTGCTTCATCTCTTTGAGCACCATTGGTCTGGGAGACTACGTACCTGGAGAGGCGGCTAACCAGAAGTTCAGGGAGCTCTACAAAGTGGGCATCACTG TTTACCTGATTCTGGGTCTGATCGTCATGCTGGTGGTGCTGGAGACCTTCTgcgagctgcagcagctgaagcagCTGAGGAAGATGTTCTACCTGAGGAAGGAGAAGCCCCAGGACCGCGTCCACATCCTGGAGCACGATCACCTGTCCTTCACCACCGTGTCTGACAGCACTGCAGCCCACAAcgaggagaaaacccaaacctTCGTCAGCGTCCCAACTCTGGTCTCTCCCAACGACGATCCCATGATTCAGTAA